The stretch of DNA GACCGGAGAGATCGCACTGGTCACCGGCGCAAGCCGCGGCATCGGTGCGGCAATCGCCGACGAACTGGCCGCGCAGGGCGCGACCGTCATCGGCACCGCCACCTCCGAATCCGGCGCGAAGGCGATCGGCGAGCGCCTGGCGGCGCACGGCGGCCACGGCCGCGTGCTCGACGTCAGTGACGCCGCATCGATCGACGTGTTGATCGACGGCATCGCCAAGGAGTTCGGCGCGGTCTCGATCCTGGTCAACAACGCCGGCATCACCCGCGACAACCTGCTGATGCGGATGAAGGACGAGGACTGGCAGGCCATCCTCGACACCAACCTCACCAGCGTGTTCCGCACCAGCAAGGCGGTCATGCGCGCGATGATGAAGGCGCGCAAGGGCCGCATCATCAACATCGCCTCGGTGATCGGCGTGACCGGCAATGCCGGCCAGGCCAACTATGCGGCGGCCAAGGCCGGCATCATCGCCTTCAGCAAGTCGATGGCCCGGGAAATCGGCAGCCGCGGCATCACCGTCAATGTCGTAGCGCCCGGTTTCATCGACACCGACATGACCAAGGCATTGCCGGAAGACGCCAAGAGCGCGATGCTGGGGCAGATCGCCCTCGGGCGCTTCGGCGAGCCGGCCGACATCGCCCGCGCGGTGGCGTTCCTGGCCGGCCCGTCGGCGGCCTACATCACCGGCGAGACCCTGCACGTCAACGGTGGCATGTACATGCCGTAAGGCCTTGCCGTCGAGGCAATGCTTGCGTTTGTAACCATTTGAAGCAAAAGGGCTTTCGCGTATCCTCGCGAACGCCTGCGATTCCACCAATGTTCCTTTAGACTATTCCGTCGAATATCCCGTCCGGGAGGAGTGAGTACCCATGAGCAGCATCGAAGAGCGCGTCAAGAAAATCGTGGTCGAACAGCTGGGCGTCAAGGAAGAAGAAGTCACCAACAACGCTTCGTTCGTCGACGACCTCGGCGCGGACTCGCTCGACACCGTCGAGCTGGTGATGGCGCTCGAAGAAGAGTTCGAGTGCGAGATTCCGGACGAAGAGGCCGAGAAGATCACCTCGGTGCAGCAGGCCATCGACTACGTGAAGGCTCACGTCAAGTCGTAACCGTGCCCGACGGAAGCGGGCCATCCGGCCGACGCGTTTCCTGCAAAACCAGACCGGGGCCGCATTGCGGCCCCGTGTCTTATGAGCCGGTCCATGCGCCGGCGTAGTGTTCGTAGACGGAGTGTTTCATGTCCAATCGCGCCTTCAATCGACGCGTCGTCGTCACCGGCCTCGGCATCGTTTCGCCGCTCGGCAACGACCTGGCCAGCAGCTGGGATGGCATCGTCAACGGTCGCTCCGGCATCGGTCCGATCACGAACTTCGACGCTTCGGCCTTCACCACGCGCATCGCCGGTGAAGTGCGCAACTTCGACGTCACCCAGTGGGTGAGCCCGAAGGACGCCAAGAAGATGGAGGAGTTCATCCATTACGGCGTCGCCGCATCGATGATGGCGATCCAGGACGCCGGCATCACCGTCGACGAGTCCAACGCCGAGCGCATCGGTGCGCTGATCGGTTCGGGCATCGGCGGCCTGCTCGGCATCGAAGAGCAGACCATCAAGTACCACGAAGGCGGCCCGCGCAAGGTCTCGCCGTTCTACGTGCCCAGCACGATCATCAACATGCTGCCTGGCCAGGTCTCGCTGCTGACCGGCATCAAGGGCCCCAATTTCTCGGCCGTTTCGGCCTGCGCCACCGCCAACCATTCGATCGGCATGGCGATGCGCATGATCCAGTACGGCGACGCCGACGTGATGGTCGCCGGTGGCGCCGAGCGCGGCTCCTCGCCGACATCGGTCGCCGGCTTCTGCTCGATGAAGGCGATGTCGACGCGCAAC from Lysobacter arenosi encodes:
- the fabG gene encoding 3-oxoacyl-ACP reductase FabG, translating into MSEKLLTGEIALVTGASRGIGAAIADELAAQGATVIGTATSESGAKAIGERLAAHGGHGRVLDVSDAASIDVLIDGIAKEFGAVSILVNNAGITRDNLLMRMKDEDWQAILDTNLTSVFRTSKAVMRAMMKARKGRIINIASVIGVTGNAGQANYAAAKAGIIAFSKSMAREIGSRGITVNVVAPGFIDTDMTKALPEDAKSAMLGQIALGRFGEPADIARAVAFLAGPSAAYITGETLHVNGGMYMP
- the acpP gene encoding acyl carrier protein encodes the protein MSSIEERVKKIVVEQLGVKEEEVTNNASFVDDLGADSLDTVELVMALEEEFECEIPDEEAEKITSVQQAIDYVKAHVKS
- the fabF gene encoding beta-ketoacyl-ACP synthase II, with amino-acid sequence MSNRAFNRRVVVTGLGIVSPLGNDLASSWDGIVNGRSGIGPITNFDASAFTTRIAGEVRNFDVTQWVSPKDAKKMEEFIHYGVAASMMAIQDAGITVDESNAERIGALIGSGIGGLLGIEEQTIKYHEGGPRKVSPFYVPSTIINMLPGQVSLLTGIKGPNFSAVSACATANHSIGMAMRMIQYGDADVMVAGGAERGSSPTSVAGFCSMKAMSTRNDDPTRASRPWDKDRDGFVLGDGAGILILEEYERAKARGARIYCELSGFGASSDAFHMTAPSENGEGPARCMVAALNDAGVNADQVGYLNAHGTSTPLGDLAETLAIKRALGDHAYKTMVSSTKSMTGHLLGAAGGVEAIFSVLALHHGIIPPTINLDEAGEGCDLDYVPNVARQAQIDVAVSNGFGFGGTNGTLVFKRI